A single Streptococcus thermophilus DNA region contains:
- a CDS encoding CHAP domain-containing protein, whose amino-acid sequence MKKKLLNYLILLACLATVSVSCSGSAQAAVLGDDYPFSWKYGGFGVDPWTMYWRQCTSFAAYRLSNTNGFTLPIGYGNAITWGNIARANGHRVDMNPAVGSIAWFSAGVNGAGHMGHVAWVAEVHGDQVTIEEYNYDAGQGPEKYHKRSFHKSQVSGYIHFKDLESGTQNGNPTNSSIKAGDSVRFTGTFRVTSVSGNTITSQDLAGGTPTKHNIVDPSPVLEVDAQGNPTSDQSLNPGETFTIPGNFKVLAIDPPSDGILVQIGNLKTWVTQSVLEKI is encoded by the coding sequence ATGAAGAAAAAATTACTAAATTATCTCATACTGCTAGCTTGTCTAGCGACTGTTTCGGTTTCGTGCAGCGGCTCTGCTCAGGCAGCTGTCCTCGGAGATGACTACCCTTTTTCTTGGAAATATGGTGGCTTCGGCGTGGACCCTTGGACTATGTACTGGCGTCAGTGTACTTCCTTTGCGGCCTACCGCCTTAGCAACACCAATGGATTCACCTTACCTATAGGTTATGGAAATGCCATCACTTGGGGTAATATCGCACGTGCGAATGGCCACCGTGTTGACATGAATCCTGCCGTAGGGAGCATCGCCTGGTTCTCAGCTGGTGTTAATGGAGCTGGGCACATGGGGCATGTCGCTTGGGTTGCAGAAGTACATGGTGATCAGGTAACTATTGAAGAATACAACTACGATGCGGGTCAGGGGCCTGAGAAATATCACAAACGTAGCTTCCATAAGAGTCAAGTGTCTGGATATATCCATTTTAAAGACCTCGAATCAGGAACTCAAAATGGAAATCCTACTAATTCTTCTATAAAAGCTGGCGATTCAGTCCGATTCACAGGTACCTTCCGTGTCACCTCTGTGTCAGGAAATACCATCACCAGCCAAGATTTAGCTGGAGGTACACCAACCAAACACAATATCGTTGACCCTAGCCCCGTTCTTGAAGTTGATGCACAAGGTAATCCAACATCAGACCAGTCCCTCAATCCTGGTGAGACCTTTACTATTCCAGGTAACTTCAAAGTTCTTGCCATTGACCCACCTAGCGATGGCATCCTCGTCCAAATCGGAAATCTCAAGACTTGGGTAACCCAATCTGTCCTTGAAAAGATTTAA
- the purD gene encoding phosphoribosylamine--glycine ligase — MKLLVVGSGGREHAIAKKLLESKDVEQVFVAPGNDGMTLDGLDLINIGISEHSKLIDFAKANDIAWTFIGPDDALAAGIVDDFNAAGLKAFGPTKAAAELEWSKDFAKEIMVKYDVPTAAYGTFSDFEEAKAYIEEKGAPIVVKADGLALGKGVVVAETVEQAVEATHEMLLDNKFGDSGARVVIEEFLDGEEFSLFAFVNGDKFYIMPTAQDHKRAYDGDKGPNTGGMGAYAPVPHLPQSVVDTAVDTIVKPVLEGMIKEGRPYTGVLYAGLILTADGPKVIEFNSRFGDPETQIILPRLTSDFAQNITDILDGKKPAITWTDKGVTLGVVVASNGYPLAYEKGVKLPAKTEGDIITYYAGAKFAENGQDLLSNGGRVYMLVTTADTVKDGQNIIYSELNNQNTEGLFYRTDIGSKANK, encoded by the coding sequence ATGAAACTTTTGGTTGTTGGTTCTGGCGGTCGTGAACATGCGATTGCCAAGAAATTATTGGAGTCTAAGGACGTTGAGCAGGTTTTCGTGGCTCCTGGTAATGATGGGATGACATTGGACGGTCTTGATTTGATCAATATCGGAATTTCCGAACATTCTAAGCTTATTGACTTCGCAAAAGCGAACGATATTGCTTGGACCTTTATCGGTCCAGACGATGCCCTTGCGGCTGGTATCGTGGATGATTTCAATGCGGCAGGACTCAAAGCCTTTGGTCCGACCAAGGCTGCGGCTGAACTTGAGTGGTCTAAGGATTTTGCTAAGGAAATCATGGTCAAATATGATGTTCCAACAGCAGCCTATGGCACATTTTCAGATTTCGAGGAAGCTAAAGCCTATATTGAGGAAAAAGGCGCTCCAATCGTCGTCAAGGCAGACGGCTTGGCCCTAGGTAAAGGTGTCGTCGTTGCTGAAACAGTTGAGCAAGCAGTAGAAGCCACTCACGAGATGCTTTTGGACAATAAATTCGGTGACTCAGGTGCGCGTGTGGTCATCGAGGAATTCCTGGATGGGGAAGAGTTCTCTCTCTTTGCCTTTGTCAATGGGGACAAATTCTACATTATGCCAACGGCTCAAGACCACAAACGTGCTTATGATGGTGACAAGGGACCTAACACTGGTGGGATGGGTGCCTATGCGCCGGTTCCTCACTTGCCACAGAGCGTGGTTGACACAGCGGTTGACACTATTGTCAAGCCGGTTCTTGAAGGCATGATCAAAGAAGGTCGTCCCTACACTGGTGTCCTTTACGCTGGTCTTATCTTGACAGCTGACGGCCCTAAAGTCATCGAGTTCAACTCTCGCTTTGGTGATCCTGAAACGCAAATAATCTTGCCTCGTTTGACATCTGATTTTGCGCAAAATATCACTGACATTTTGGATGGCAAAAAGCCAGCAATCACTTGGACCGACAAGGGTGTGACACTTGGTGTGGTTGTAGCATCAAACGGTTACCCACTCGCTTATGAGAAAGGCGTCAAGCTTCCAGCCAAGACAGAGGGCGACATCATCACTTACTATGCAGGTGCTAAATTCGCTGAGAATGGCCAAGACCTCCTTTCAAACGGCGGACGTGTCTACATGCTGGTCACAACAGCAGACACCGTCAAAGATGGTCAAAATATCATCTACAGCGAACTCAACAACCAAAATACAGAAGGCTTGTTCTACCGTACAGATATCGGTAGCAAGGCTAACAAATAA
- the purE gene encoding 5-(carboxyamino)imidazole ribonucleotide mutase: MKPVISIIMGSKSDWATMQKAAEVLNNFGVVYEKKVVSAHRTPDLMFKHAEEARSRGIKVIIAGAGGAAHLPGMVAAKTTLPVIGVPVKSRALSGVDSLYSIVQMPGGVPVATMAIGEAGATNAALFALRLLSVEDKAIAEALANFAEEQGKIAEESTNELN; the protein is encoded by the coding sequence ATGAAACCAGTAATTTCCATCATCATGGGCTCAAAATCCGACTGGGCAACCATGCAAAAAGCCGCTGAAGTCCTCAATAACTTCGGTGTCGTTTACGAAAAGAAAGTTGTTTCTGCACACCGTACACCGGACCTCATGTTCAAACATGCCGAAGAAGCTCGTAGCCGTGGCATCAAGGTTATCATCGCTGGTGCGGGTGGCGCAGCTCACTTGCCAGGGATGGTAGCAGCTAAAACTACCCTTCCAGTCATTGGCGTGCCTGTCAAATCTCGTGCTCTTAGCGGTGTGGATTCACTTTATTCCATCGTTCAGATGCCAGGTGGAGTACCAGTCGCAACTATGGCGATCGGTGAAGCAGGTGCGACCAACGCAGCCCTCTTTGCCCTTCGTCTTCTCTCGGTAGAAGACAAGGCTATTGCAGAGGCACTTGCTAACTTTGCTGAAGAACAAGGAAAAATCGCAGAGGAGTCTACAAATGAACTCAACTAA
- the purK gene encoding 5-(carboxyamino)imidazole ribonucleotide synthase, producing the protein MNSTKTIGIIGGGQLGQMMAISAIYMGHKVITLDPASDCPSSRVSEVIAAPYDDVDALRQLADRCDVLTYEFENVDADGLDAVIKDGQLPQGTELLRISQNRIFEKDFLSNKAQVTVAPYKVVTSSLDLEDIDLSKNYVLKTATGGYDGHGQKVITSAEDLEEANALANSAECVLEEFVNFDLEISVIVSGNGKDVTVFPVQENIHRNNILSKTIVPARISDRLADRAKAIAVKIAEQLNLSGTLCVEMFATADDIIVNEIAPRPHNSGHYSIEACDFSQFDTHILGVLGAPLPAINLHEPAVMLNVLGQHVEAAERYVTENPSAHLHMYGKLEAKHNRKMGHVTLFSNEPDNVVEFGKGIDF; encoded by the coding sequence ATGAACTCAACTAAAACCATTGGTATCATCGGTGGTGGCCAGCTTGGTCAGATGATGGCCATTTCTGCTATCTATATGGGCCACAAGGTTATCACCCTTGATCCTGCATCAGATTGTCCATCTTCTCGTGTATCTGAGGTTATCGCGGCACCCTACGATGACGTAGATGCTCTTCGTCAGTTGGCGGACCGCTGTGATGTTCTCACTTATGAATTTGAGAATGTCGACGCTGACGGTCTTGACGCTGTCATCAAGGATGGACAACTTCCACAAGGAACAGAACTGCTTCGCATTTCACAAAACCGTATCTTTGAGAAGGACTTCCTTTCAAACAAGGCTCAAGTAACGGTGGCACCTTACAAGGTCGTGACCTCTAGCCTTGATTTGGAAGATATTGACCTTTCTAAAAATTACGTCCTCAAGACTGCGACAGGTGGTTACGATGGCCACGGTCAAAAAGTCATCACATCAGCCGAAGATTTGGAAGAGGCAAATGCACTTGCTAACTCAGCTGAGTGTGTCTTGGAAGAGTTTGTCAACTTTGACCTTGAAATTTCGGTTATCGTGTCTGGTAACGGCAAGGATGTGACGGTTTTCCCAGTTCAGGAAAATATCCACCGCAACAACATCCTCTCTAAGACTATCGTTCCAGCTCGTATTTCTGATAGACTAGCAGACAGAGCTAAAGCTATTGCTGTGAAGATTGCTGAGCAACTTAACCTCTCTGGTACCCTTTGTGTAGAAATGTTTGCGACAGCTGATGACATCATTGTCAACGAAATTGCGCCACGCCCACACAATTCAGGGCACTACTCAATCGAAGCCTGCGACTTTTCACAATTTGACACGCATATCTTGGGCGTTCTCGGAGCACCACTTCCAGCAATCAACCTCCATGAACCTGCTGTTATGCTCAACGTCCTCGGCCAACACGTCGAAGCAGCTGAGCGTTATGTCACAGAAAATCCAAGCGCCCACCTCCACATGTATGGTAAACTAGAAGCGAAGCACAACCGAAAGATGGGTCATGTGACTTTGTTTAGTAATGAGCCAGATAATGTGGTTGAGTTTGGGAAAGGAATTGATTTTTAG
- a CDS encoding phosphoribosylaminoimidazole carboxylase: MIQLIANAFVEKDKTGAVVEVLYASSNHEKVKAKYEELVAQYPENYLAIYDVPLDTDLNTLDYYPSVWIGKEEFE; this comes from the coding sequence ATGATTCAACTCATCGCCAATGCATTTGTTGAAAAAGATAAGACGGGGGCAGTCGTCGAAGTTTTGTATGCTAGTAGCAATCACGAAAAAGTGAAAGCTAAGTATGAAGAGCTAGTTGCACAATACCCTGAAAACTATTTAGCTATCTATGATGTCCCGCTGGATACAGATTTGAATACACTAGATTATTATCCATCTGTGTGGATTGGGAAAGAAGAATTTGAATAA
- the purB gene encoding adenylosuccinate lyase, whose translation MIERYSRPEMANIWTEENKYRAWLEVEILADEAWAELGEIPKEDVVLIREKADFDIDRILEIEQQTRHDVVAFTRAVSETLGEERKWVHYGLTSTDVVDTAYGYLYKQANDIIRKDLENFLNIIADKAKEHKFTIMMGRTHGVHAEPTTFGLKLATWYSEMKRNIERFEHAAAGVEAGKISGAVGNFANIPPFVEKYVCDKLGIRAQEISTQVLPRDLHAEYFAVLASIATSIERMATEIRGLQKSEQREVEEFFAKGQKGSSAMPHKRNPIGSENMTGLARVIRGHMVTAYENVALWHERDISHSSAERIIAPDTTILIDYMLNRFGNIVKNLTVFPENMIRNMNSTFGLIFSQRAMLTLIEKGMTREQAYDLVQPKTAQSWDNQVDFKPLLEADPEVTSRLTQEEIDEIFNPVYYTKRVDEIFERIGLGD comes from the coding sequence ATGATCGAACGTTACTCTCGCCCAGAAATGGCGAACATTTGGACTGAAGAAAATAAATACCGTGCTTGGCTTGAGGTGGAAATCTTGGCTGACGAAGCATGGGCTGAGTTGGGGGAAATCCCTAAGGAAGATGTGGTTTTGATTCGTGAAAAGGCGGACTTTGACATCGACCGTATTTTGGAAATCGAGCAGCAAACTCGTCACGATGTGGTTGCTTTCACACGTGCGGTTTCTGAAACTCTTGGCGAAGAGCGTAAGTGGGTTCACTATGGTTTGACGTCTACTGACGTGGTAGATACTGCCTATGGTTACCTCTACAAACAAGCCAACGATATTATCCGCAAGGATCTTGAAAACTTCCTTAATATCATCGCTGACAAAGCGAAGGAACACAAGTTTACGATCATGATGGGTCGTACGCACGGTGTGCACGCTGAGCCTACAACTTTTGGTCTTAAATTAGCGACTTGGTACAGCGAAATGAAGCGTAATATCGAGCGTTTCGAGCATGCGGCTGCTGGTGTGGAAGCTGGTAAAATTTCTGGTGCGGTTGGTAACTTTGCCAACATCCCACCATTTGTTGAAAAGTACGTCTGCGACAAGCTTGGTATCCGTGCTCAAGAAATCTCTACACAGGTGCTTCCTCGTGACCTTCACGCTGAGTACTTTGCAGTTCTGGCCAGCATCGCAACTTCTATCGAGCGTATGGCAACTGAAATTCGTGGTCTTCAAAAATCTGAACAACGTGAAGTGGAAGAGTTCTTTGCTAAAGGTCAAAAAGGATCCTCAGCAATGCCTCACAAACGTAACCCTATTGGTTCTGAAAACATGACAGGTCTTGCACGTGTCATCCGTGGTCACATGGTAACAGCTTATGAAAACGTAGCTCTTTGGCACGAACGCGATATCTCTCACTCATCAGCTGAGCGTATCATCGCACCAGACACAACCATCTTGATTGACTACATGCTTAACCGTTTTGGAAACATCGTTAAGAACTTGACAGTCTTCCCAGAAAACATGATCCGCAACATGAACTCCACATTTGGTCTTATCTTCAGTCAACGTGCTATGCTTACCTTGATTGAAAAAGGCATGACGCGTGAACAAGCTTACGACCTTGTTCAACCTAAGACAGCTCAATCATGGGATAACCAAGTAGACTTTAAACCACTTCTTGAAGCAGATCCAGAGGTAACTTCTCGCCTCACTCAAGAAGAAATCGACGAAATCTTCAACCCAGTTTATTATACTAAACGTGTTGATGAAATCTTCGAACGCATCGGTTTGGGTGACTGA
- the argS gene encoding arginine--tRNA ligase, protein MNTKELIAAEIAKVVPELEQENIQNLLETPKNADMGDIAFPAFSLAKVLRKAPQMIAADIAEKIDASNFEKVEAIGPYINIFLDKSKISADVLGQVIAQGSHYADQNIGNGRNIAFDMSSPNIAKPFSIGHLRSTVIADALANIVAKQGYKPVRINHLGDWGKQFGMLIVAYKKWGSEEAVKANPINELLQLYVRINAGAEKDPSVDEEAREWFRKLEAGDEEATALWQWFRDESLVEFNRLYDELGVSFDSYNGEAFYNDKMDEVVDILTEKGLLQESQGAQVVNLEKYGIEHPALIKKSDGATLYITRDLAAALYRKRTYDFAKAIYVVGNEQSAHFKQLKAVLKEMGYNWSDDMTHVAFGLVTKNGKKLSTRKGNVILLEPTIAEAVNRAQAQIEAKNPNLPNKEAIAHAVGVGAIKFYDLKTDRMNGYDFDLDAMVSFEGETGPYVQYAHARIQSILRKADFTPSADATYSLNDVESWEIIKLLQDFPRIINRASDNFEPSIVAKFAISLAQAFNKYYAHTRILDESPERDSRLALCYATATVLKEALRLLGVEAPDEM, encoded by the coding sequence ATGAATACTAAAGAACTCATTGCAGCAGAAATTGCTAAAGTTGTTCCTGAGTTGGAACAAGAAAACATTCAAAATCTGCTTGAAACCCCTAAAAATGCTGACATGGGAGACATAGCCTTTCCTGCCTTTTCATTGGCAAAAGTCTTGCGCAAGGCTCCTCAAATGATTGCAGCAGACATCGCTGAAAAAATTGATGCCTCAAACTTTGAAAAGGTTGAAGCTATTGGTCCTTATATTAACATCTTCCTCGATAAATCAAAAATCTCAGCGGACGTTCTTGGACAAGTCATCGCTCAAGGTAGCCACTACGCTGACCAAAACATCGGTAACGGCCGTAACATTGCCTTTGATATGTCTAGTCCTAACATCGCTAAACCTTTCTCTATCGGTCACTTGCGTTCAACGGTTATCGCTGATGCTCTTGCCAACATCGTGGCTAAACAAGGTTACAAACCAGTCCGCATTAATCACTTGGGTGACTGGGGTAAACAATTTGGTATGCTGATTGTTGCCTATAAGAAATGGGGTAGCGAGGAAGCTGTCAAAGCCAATCCCATCAATGAACTCCTTCAACTTTATGTGCGTATCAATGCCGGAGCTGAAAAAGACCCATCTGTAGACGAAGAAGCTCGTGAATGGTTCCGTAAATTGGAAGCTGGTGATGAGGAAGCAACTGCCCTCTGGCAATGGTTCCGTGACGAAAGCTTAGTGGAATTCAACCGTCTCTACGATGAACTCGGTGTTTCATTTGATAGCTACAATGGTGAAGCTTTCTACAATGATAAGATGGATGAAGTCGTAGACATTTTGACAGAGAAAGGACTTCTCCAAGAATCTCAAGGTGCCCAAGTGGTTAACCTTGAAAAATACGGTATCGAACACCCAGCCCTCATCAAAAAATCAGATGGTGCAACACTCTACATCACACGTGACTTGGCTGCTGCCCTCTACCGTAAACGTACTTATGATTTTGCCAAAGCCATCTATGTAGTTGGTAATGAACAATCTGCCCACTTCAAACAGTTGAAAGCTGTTCTTAAAGAAATGGGCTACAACTGGTCTGACGACATGACTCACGTTGCCTTTGGTCTTGTAACTAAGAACGGTAAGAAATTGTCGACTCGTAAAGGTAACGTTATCTTGCTTGAGCCAACTATCGCTGAAGCTGTTAACCGTGCCCAAGCTCAAATCGAAGCTAAGAATCCAAACTTACCTAACAAGGAAGCTATTGCTCACGCTGTTGGTGTTGGAGCTATTAAGTTCTACGACCTTAAAACAGACCGCATGAATGGTTATGACTTTGATCTTGATGCTATGGTATCTTTCGAAGGGGAAACTGGACCTTACGTTCAATATGCACACGCTCGTATCCAATCTATCTTGCGCAAGGCTGACTTCACGCCATCTGCAGATGCTACATACAGCTTAAACGACGTTGAAAGCTGGGAAATCATCAAACTCTTACAAGACTTCCCACGTATCATCAACCGTGCATCAGACAACTTTGAACCATCTATCGTTGCTAAATTTGCTATCAGCTTGGCTCAAGCCTTTAACAAATACTATGCGCACACACGTATCTTGGACGAAAGCCCAGAACGTGACAGCCGTTTGGCTCTTTGCTACGCAACAGCAACAGTCCTCAAAGAAGCCCTTCGCCTTCTCGGTGTTGAAGCTCCAGACGAAATGTAA
- a CDS encoding tyrosine-type recombinase/integrase — protein sequence MKINEIKKKDGSTVYRANIYLGVDVITGKKVTTKVTARTKKELKTKAQQAQFDFKANGSTRYKEVAIETYEELAISWWDSYKNTVKANTKRAQKGLLNTHVLPLFGEFKLDKLTTPLIQSTMNKLANSTNTGVAGAYLHYDKIYALNKRILQYGVVLQVIPTNPAYNVVLPRNTQKDKKAKVKHFNNDELKQFLTYLDSLDNSKYKNYYDITLYKFLLATGCRINEALALSWSDIDLDNSVVHITKTLNYEMKLNSPKSKSGYRDIDIDKQTVTMMKRYQHKQTQEAWKLGRTETVVFSDFIHEYPNSRTLQSRLGTHFKRAGVNNIGFHGFRHTHASLLLNSGIPYKELQHRLGHSKLSMTMDIYSHLSKENAKKATSFYEQALKSI from the coding sequence ATGAAGATTAACGAGATAAAGAAAAAAGACGGCTCAACCGTCTATCGTGCTAATATATATCTTGGTGTTGATGTAATCACTGGCAAGAAAGTTACAACCAAAGTAACCGCTAGGACAAAGAAAGAACTCAAGACCAAAGCCCAACAAGCGCAATTTGATTTTAAAGCCAATGGCTCAACACGTTACAAAGAAGTAGCGATAGAAACATACGAGGAATTAGCTATTTCATGGTGGGATAGCTATAAAAATACAGTTAAAGCTAACACAAAGAGGGCACAAAAAGGGCTCTTAAACACCCATGTTTTACCGTTGTTTGGTGAGTTTAAACTGGATAAGCTGACAACCCCACTCATTCAGTCCACTATGAATAAGCTGGCAAACAGTACAAATACTGGTGTGGCTGGCGCTTATCTTCATTACGACAAAATTTACGCGCTTAACAAGCGTATTTTACAGTATGGGGTAGTTTTACAAGTTATCCCCACTAACCCAGCTTATAATGTTGTTTTACCTCGAAACACTCAAAAGGATAAGAAAGCCAAAGTTAAGCATTTCAACAATGACGAGCTAAAACAATTCCTTACCTACCTTGATAGTTTAGACAACTCTAAATATAAAAATTATTATGACATCACGCTATACAAGTTCTTACTTGCCACTGGTTGCCGTATTAACGAGGCTTTGGCTCTCTCATGGTCTGATATTGACCTTGATAACTCGGTTGTCCATATAACCAAGACTTTAAACTATGAAATGAAGTTAAACAGTCCAAAATCAAAATCTGGTTACCGAGATATAGACATAGATAAGCAAACCGTAACCATGATGAAAAGATACCAACACAAGCAAACTCAAGAAGCTTGGAAACTAGGTAGGACTGAAACAGTGGTATTCTCGGACTTTATACATGAATATCCCAATAGCCGTACCTTGCAAAGTCGATTAGGAACACACTTTAAACGCGCTGGGGTAAATAACATAGGTTTCCACGGCTTTCGACATACTCATGCTAGTTTGCTCCTTAATTCGGGTATTCCTTATAAGGAGTTGCAACACCGTCTAGGACATTCTAAACTTTCAATGACTATGGACATATACAGTCACTTATCAAAAGAGAACGCTAAAAAAGCGACGTCATTTTATGAGCAAGCACTAAAATCTATCTAA
- a CDS encoding helix-turn-helix domain-containing protein → METNKKQVGMRIKDIRLSLGESMEEFGKRFDTSKGTVNNWEKGRNLPNKSNLLKIAKLGKINPSVLLKGETAPMPFRFPSLNDILYDRSKDYIYECYEIITFNTSDVREEDIIYTMIVGVKCILDKIPNGDNANRSYTDVLKKSEWVAVEGFLDNFFTDGGSLSSLSYPQIVAIRDFFQKLVDYRLAVGKSPN, encoded by the coding sequence ATGGAGACAAATAAAAAACAAGTTGGTATGAGAATTAAAGATATAAGACTTTCTCTAGGAGAGTCTATGGAAGAATTCGGTAAGCGTTTTGATACGAGTAAAGGAACGGTAAATAATTGGGAGAAAGGTAGAAACTTACCAAATAAGTCTAATCTTTTAAAAATTGCTAAACTAGGGAAGATTAACCCTAGCGTTCTCTTAAAAGGTGAAACTGCTCCTATGCCATTCCGATTCCCGTCGTTAAATGATATTTTGTACGATCGTAGTAAAGATTATATTTATGAATGTTATGAAATTATAACTTTCAATACAAGTGATGTACGAGAAGAAGATATTATTTATACAATGATTGTAGGCGTAAAGTGTATCTTAGATAAAATACCAAACGGTGACAATGCCAATCGATCTTACACTGATGTTTTAAAAAAGAGCGAGTGGGTTGCTGTTGAAGGTTTTTTAGATAACTTTTTCACTGATGGAGGTAGCCTTTCTTCTCTTTCTTATCCCCAAATCGTAGCCATTAGGGATTTTTTTCAGAAGTTAGTTGATTATCGCCTAGCTGTTGGAAAAAGCCCCAATTAA
- a CDS encoding helix-turn-helix transcriptional regulator, giving the protein MLGLTQAQLGKRLGMTKQTYHNKEVGKNAFTDEEKRNFKELLLPQFPDITIDDIFF; this is encoded by the coding sequence ATGCTAGGTTTAACGCAAGCCCAGTTAGGTAAAAGACTTGGTATGACAAAGCAAACGTATCATAATAAAGAAGTTGGTAAAAATGCTTTCACCGACGAAGAAAAAAGGAATTTTAAAGAGTTGCTACTCCCACAATTCCCTGATATTACTATTGACGATATATTTTTTTAA
- a CDS encoding MerR family transcriptional regulator: MQVLSEEYQKELAQGVISVLDKALEGYSKLDKHQLGLITAQQAMDELGLKYNTLRRWEEAGLKRYQPPVEDTRKVYYRVSDILAFLGVYN; the protein is encoded by the coding sequence ATGCAAGTATTAAGCGAAGAATACCAAAAGGAGCTCGCCCAAGGGGTTATATCGGTACTAGATAAAGCCCTAGAGGGCTATTCTAAGCTCGATAAACACCAGTTAGGGCTAATCACTGCCCAGCAAGCTATGGACGAGCTAGGACTTAAATATAACACCCTAAGACGTTGGGAAGAGGCAGGGCTTAAACGCTATCAACCACCAGTGGAAGACACGCGCAAAGTCTATTACCGTGTCAGTGATATTCTAGCTTTTCTAGGTGTCTATAACTAG
- a CDS encoding primase alpha helix C-terminal domain-containing protein, whose translation MPIYESLGFGNNLHLNDNKDPFKYVATFRPRTVPKGVDIDDFKRNSAPYCLSGEVKQDENGNYKRNNASLIYRDLIFLDYDELEASTDFPSVVNNALHGYSYIIYPTIKHTKEKPRYRLVVKPSDTMTEQTYRQTVQEIADKIGLPFDSTSLTWSQLQGLPVTTGDPADYEKIVNRGRDYPVANTVTASQKPHYHTPRQSGNKTITMRVLDTLLHGFGDEGGRNVAVTRFVGLLLSKWVNADVATAYELTTIANSVTNNPLPVEELARTFESIVKAEIRKRGVNGN comes from the coding sequence ATGCCTATTTATGAATCCCTAGGGTTTGGAAATAACTTACATTTAAACGATAATAAAGACCCTTTTAAATATGTCGCAACCTTTAGGCCTAGGACAGTACCAAAAGGCGTAGATATAGACGATTTTAAGCGCAATTCAGCGCCCTACTGCCTTAGTGGTGAGGTGAAACAAGATGAGAATGGCAACTATAAGCGCAATAATGCTAGTTTAATTTACCGTGATTTGATTTTCTTAGACTATGACGAGCTAGAGGCTAGCACAGACTTTCCTAGCGTTGTAAATAACGCCTTACATGGCTATTCTTACATCATTTACCCAACTATTAAGCACACCAAAGAAAAGCCACGTTATAGGCTTGTGGTAAAACCTAGTGACACAATGACAGAACAGACTTATAGGCAGACTGTCCAAGAGATAGCGGACAAAATCGGGCTACCTTTCGACAGTACAAGCCTAACATGGTCGCAGTTACAAGGGTTACCAGTAACCACTGGAGACCCTGCTGACTATGAAAAGATTGTAAATAGAGGGCGTGACTATCCCGTAGCAAATACGGTTACAGCTAGTCAGAAACCACACTATCACACACCACGACAAAGCGGTAATAAAACAATTACCATGCGCGTGCTTGACACCCTATTACATGGCTTTGGTGACGAGGGTGGGCGTAATGTTGCGGTAACTAGGTTTGTGGGGCTATTACTATCAAAGTGGGTTAATGCAGACGTAGCCACTGCCTATGAGCTAACAACCATAGCAAATAGCGTTACTAATAATCCTTTACCAGTCGAGGAACTAGCGAGAACTTTTGAAAGTATTGTGAAAGCTGAAATCAGAAAGAGAGGTGTCAATGGAAATTAA